One window of the Methyloprofundus sedimenti genome contains the following:
- the miaA gene encoding tRNA (adenosine(37)-N6)-dimethylallyltransferase MiaA produces the protein MKTTVLPPAIFLMGPTASGKTALSVKLAQQLNAEIISVDSALVFKGMDIGTAKPTLEERAGIPHHLIDILDPAESFSTGAFRTRALQLMADITARGKIPLLVGGTMLYFNALYYGLAELPTADSALREQLDEEARQIGKAAMHAKLQAVDPVAAARIHPNDPQRVQRALEVQMLTGKSMTQLHAQAKAEQIPYKKIKLIIAPQDRGVLHEKIAQRFKLMLEQGFVAEVEALYKRGDLTVQMPSVRAVGYRQAWSYLAGEINIQELQELGIIATRQLAKRQFTWLRRETDAHTFYTQDAQVYARLLDTIESYISE, from the coding sequence ATGAAAACAACAGTACTGCCACCGGCAATTTTCCTGATGGGGCCCACCGCATCAGGAAAAACGGCTTTATCAGTAAAGCTGGCGCAACAACTTAATGCTGAAATTATCAGTGTCGATTCAGCACTGGTTTTCAAGGGTATGGATATCGGAACTGCAAAACCAACTCTGGAAGAAAGAGCTGGAATCCCGCATCATTTAATTGATATTTTAGATCCCGCAGAAAGTTTTTCTACCGGCGCTTTTAGAACCCGTGCATTGCAACTCATGGCAGATATAACAGCGAGAGGGAAGATTCCGCTCTTAGTTGGCGGCACCATGCTGTATTTTAATGCTTTGTATTATGGCCTGGCAGAGTTACCTACTGCAGATAGCGCTTTGCGCGAACAACTGGACGAGGAAGCCAGACAAATTGGCAAAGCCGCCATGCATGCTAAATTACAGGCTGTAGATCCGGTGGCTGCTGCGCGTATACACCCAAACGATCCACAGCGTGTGCAACGTGCATTAGAGGTACAGATGCTGACGGGCAAGTCGATGACGCAGTTGCATGCACAGGCAAAAGCTGAACAAATACCGTATAAGAAAATTAAACTGATTATTGCACCGCAAGACCGTGGCGTGTTGCATGAGAAAATTGCTCAACGTTTTAAGCTGATGTTAGAGCAAGGTTTTGTTGCAGAAGTAGAAGCTTTATATAAGCGTGGTGATTTAACGGTACAAATGCCATCGGTGCGTGCAGTAGGCTACCGGCAGGCATGGTCTTATTTAGCAGGCGAAATCAATATACAAGAACTGCAGGAACTGGGCATTATCGCAACGCGACAGCTAGCGAAACGTCAATTTACCTGGCTGCGCAGAGAAACTGATGCGCATACTTTTTATACGCAAGATGCACAGGTTTATGCGCGCCTATTAGATACTATAGAGTCGTATATCAGTGAATAA
- the mutL gene encoding DNA mismatch repair endonuclease MutL, which yields MRIHALPPQLVNQIAAGEVVERPSSVVKELVENCFDAGASQVSVEIEQGGARLIKIRDNGCGIDKDDLPLALSRHATSKIQSLQDLEQVATMGFRGEALPSISSVSRLSLISRVADADCAWRVQADGSEQELDPQPDPHPLGTTIEVCDLFYNTPARRKFLKAEKTEFTHIDTLFKRMALSRFDIAFELKHNQREVFNFKKAVTPAEQEQRVAHIFGAAFLENSVAIDFNASGMHLYGWVSLPTFSRSQQDMQYFYVNGRLIKDRLVTHAIKQAYQDVLYHGRHPVYVLYLVLDPGLVDVNAHPQKLEVRFREGRSVHDFLYKALHRCLADVRPQTQEIEEASAVEVSRPDVQQVADFQPLPANVSRPVIRQNYQPAAAPRQSSLPLNVDAQIDAYTRLVAPGKVAEVQEPRVAELPKSETAPALGYAVAHLHDVYILSETQNGIILVDAHAAHERVTYEQFKSQYHQGAVPSQPLLLPVQIQVSSREADLADDQQAFFMSLGFELNRMGEEIIVVRAIPALLSGVDITVLIKDVLADIIEHGMSQRIEEQSNEILSSIACHGSVRANRRLSVPEMNALLREMEKTERSGQCNHGRPTWVELSKKELDKLFLRGQ from the coding sequence ATGCGCATTCATGCATTACCGCCCCAATTAGTTAATCAGATTGCCGCTGGTGAGGTGGTCGAGCGGCCGTCATCGGTGGTTAAAGAATTAGTGGAAAACTGCTTTGATGCCGGTGCTAGTCAAGTAAGTGTTGAAATTGAGCAAGGAGGGGCCCGACTTATTAAAATCAGGGATAACGGCTGTGGCATAGACAAGGATGATTTGCCTTTGGCCTTGTCCCGTCATGCAACCAGCAAGATCCAGTCTTTGCAGGATCTGGAGCAAGTTGCAACCATGGGTTTTCGTGGCGAGGCACTGCCGAGTATTAGTTCGGTATCCCGCCTAAGCCTTATTTCACGTGTGGCTGATGCTGATTGTGCATGGCGGGTTCAAGCCGATGGTTCTGAACAAGAACTTGATCCACAGCCCGATCCACACCCTTTAGGAACGACCATTGAGGTCTGTGATTTGTTCTATAACACGCCTGCAAGGCGTAAGTTTTTAAAGGCAGAAAAAACAGAATTTACGCATATCGATACCTTATTTAAACGTATGGCATTAAGTCGATTTGATATTGCGTTTGAACTGAAGCATAACCAGCGCGAGGTTTTTAATTTTAAAAAAGCAGTAACGCCAGCAGAGCAAGAGCAGCGTGTCGCACACATTTTTGGTGCGGCTTTTTTAGAAAACTCTGTGGCGATAGATTTTAATGCTTCCGGTATGCATTTATATGGCTGGGTGAGTTTGCCGACTTTTTCCCGTAGCCAGCAAGATATGCAGTATTTTTATGTGAATGGTAGATTGATTAAAGACCGACTGGTGACTCATGCTATTAAACAGGCATACCAGGATGTGTTGTATCACGGGCGGCATCCCGTGTATGTTTTATATTTAGTGCTGGACCCGGGCCTGGTGGATGTGAATGCACATCCGCAAAAATTAGAGGTGCGTTTTCGTGAAGGGCGTAGTGTGCATGATTTCTTGTACAAGGCATTACATCGTTGCCTGGCGGATGTGCGCCCGCAAACGCAAGAGATAGAAGAAGCATCCGCTGTTGAGGTCAGCCGTCCGGATGTGCAACAGGTAGCTGACTTTCAGCCTTTGCCTGCAAACGTGAGCAGACCGGTAATCCGGCAGAATTATCAGCCTGCCGCTGCGCCTCGCCAATCTTCATTGCCTTTAAATGTGGATGCCCAGATTGACGCATATACCAGGTTGGTTGCTCCTGGCAAAGTGGCTGAGGTACAAGAGCCGCGCGTTGCAGAGTTGCCAAAATCAGAAACGGCACCCGCATTAGGTTATGCGGTGGCACATTTGCATGATGTGTATATTTTATCGGAAACCCAAAATGGTATTATTCTGGTTGATGCGCATGCGGCACATGAACGCGTGACTTATGAGCAATTTAAAAGTCAGTACCATCAAGGCGCAGTGCCATCACAGCCTTTATTGTTGCCAGTGCAAATACAAGTCAGTAGTCGTGAGGCAGATCTGGCAGATGATCAGCAGGCTTTTTTTATGAGCCTTGGTTTTGAATTAAATCGCATGGGCGAAGAAATTATTGTCGTAAGGGCCATTCCTGCATTATTATCAGGCGTAGATATCACTGTATTGATCAAAGATGTACTGGCAGATATTATTGAACATGGTATGAGTCAAAGGATAGAAGAGCAGTCTAATGAAATTCTATCCAGCATTGCCTGTCATGGATCGGTGCGCGCAAATCGTCGTTTGAGTGTCCCGGAAATGAATGCCTTGCTCAGAGAAATGGAAAAAACCGAGCGCAGTGGCCAATGTAATCATGGTCGTCCAACGTGGGTGGAATTGAGTAAAAAAGAATTGGATAAGTTGTTTTTGCGCGGGCAGTAG
- a CDS encoding ABC transporter ATP-binding protein: protein MKALSIRNLKKIYANGLVALKGIDLDVEEGDFFALLGPNGAGKSTTIGIISSLVNASSGEVQIFDADLKLNKQLAKSYLGLVPQEVNFNQFETARDIVMTQAGYYGMSRKEAAKQTERYLRLMHLWDQRNIVSRRLSGGMKRRVMIARAMVHQPKLLILDEPTAGVDIEIRRSMWETMKQVNAQGTTIILTTHYLEEAESLCRNIAIINQGEIVEHTDMQSLLARLDEEHFICDVKSPLQKIVNIPGYKIDLINARKLSVSVPKALGLNKLFQGLSAQQIEVTSLKNGSNRLEQLFLDLIDQDNSA, encoded by the coding sequence ATGAAAGCTTTATCTATTCGTAATTTAAAAAAAATCTATGCTAATGGTCTGGTCGCTTTAAAGGGAATTGATCTGGATGTGGAAGAGGGCGATTTTTTTGCGCTATTAGGGCCTAATGGTGCGGGTAAGTCGACCACTATTGGCATTATTAGTTCATTGGTTAATGCCAGTAGCGGCGAGGTGCAGATTTTTGATGCTGATTTAAAACTTAATAAGCAATTGGCAAAAAGCTATTTAGGCTTAGTGCCACAGGAAGTTAATTTTAACCAGTTTGAGACAGCGCGTGATATTGTTATGACTCAGGCGGGTTATTATGGCATGTCGAGAAAAGAGGCAGCGAAGCAAACCGAACGTTATCTGAGGTTAATGCATTTATGGGATCAGCGGAATATAGTGTCCCGGCGTTTATCGGGCGGTATGAAACGCCGGGTAATGATTGCGCGTGCCATGGTACATCAACCTAAATTATTGATTTTAGATGAGCCGACTGCTGGCGTGGATATAGAGATTCGGCGTTCGATGTGGGAGACTATGAAACAGGTCAATGCGCAAGGAACAACGATTATTTTAACCACGCATTATCTGGAAGAAGCAGAAAGTTTATGCCGTAATATCGCCATTATTAATCAGGGTGAAATTGTTGAGCATACGGATATGCAAAGTTTGCTGGCACGCCTGGATGAAGAACATTTTATCTGTGATGTAAAATCCCCGCTGCAAAAAATAGTCAATATACCAGGCTATAAAATCGATTTGATTAATGCCCGGAAATTAAGTGTTTCTGTTCCTAAGGCTTTAGGCCTGAACAAGTTGTTTCAAGGCTTATCAGCGCAACAAATTGAAGTGACCAGTTTGAAAAATGGATCGAATCGTTTAGAACAATTGTTTCTGGATTTGATTGATCAGGATAACAGTGCTTAA
- the rlmA gene encoding 23S rRNA (guanine(745)-N(1))-methyltransferase, with the protein MPYICPICQNPLMQQLSSKSYYCPKNHHFDLAKEGYLNLLPAQHKKSKEPGDSRAMMHARRNFLEAGFYQPMAEALANIINTHQPTAKPMHILDVGCGEGYYCRQIEAFADHPESLDLHGLDIAKNAIFAAAKKQQNARFVVASSKSMPYADQYFDLLLKVYAPANELEISRLIKAGGLLLIVTPGPRHLWQLKEFIYHDVKDHAVDVPLPADFTQIESQRISFKIHPDKDQRMALLQMTPFAWRANAEIQNNIQRSKHLEIETDFILTLAVRS; encoded by the coding sequence ATGCCTTATATTTGCCCTATTTGCCAAAATCCACTTATGCAACAGCTGTCTTCCAAGAGCTACTATTGCCCCAAAAATCATCATTTTGACCTGGCAAAAGAAGGCTACCTGAACCTGTTACCTGCCCAACATAAAAAATCAAAAGAACCTGGCGACAGTCGCGCGATGATGCACGCCCGGCGTAATTTCCTCGAAGCAGGATTTTATCAGCCAATGGCAGAAGCACTGGCCAATATCATCAACACCCACCAACCAACAGCCAAGCCTATGCATATTCTGGATGTCGGTTGTGGCGAAGGTTACTATTGCAGGCAAATTGAAGCCTTTGCAGATCACCCGGAAAGTCTTGATTTACACGGCTTGGACATAGCCAAAAATGCTATCTTTGCAGCCGCAAAAAAACAGCAAAATGCTCGTTTTGTCGTTGCCAGCAGCAAAAGTATGCCCTATGCGGACCAGTATTTTGATTTATTGCTCAAAGTGTATGCACCTGCAAATGAACTAGAAATTAGCCGGTTGATTAAGGCTGGCGGCTTATTATTGATCGTAACTCCAGGCCCAAGACACTTATGGCAACTAAAAGAATTCATCTACCATGACGTCAAGGATCATGCTGTAGACGTTCCTCTTCCAGCAGATTTTACACAAATAGAAAGCCAGAGAATCAGCTTTAAAATACACCCCGACAAGGATCAGCGCATGGCATTATTACAAATGACTCCCTTTGCCTGGCGTGCCAATGCGGAAATACAAAATAATATACAACGCAGCAAGCATCTGGAAATTGAAACAGATTTTATCTTGACACTGGCAGTGCGGAGCTAG
- a CDS encoding DUF1819 family protein produces the protein MKLKNYVGDLNGGSLLIAETRIIASVQLEKLSEEQWKQRIVKDNILQKKSAQTSLRFANVIRKRLKAMGDIYTQALLDVSDRAYVQLLLAGFIVQSPIIADFMREWLAEAKRTYKPAISAHAWGDFIQDRSRVFPVLADYSEATQKKMGSNVIKALVDAGYLNSSRQRQLQVVYLLPEVIATLRQINKQELIAVMECTQ, from the coding sequence GTGAAGCTAAAAAACTACGTAGGCGACCTAAACGGCGGCAGTCTGTTAATCGCCGAGACTCGCATCATCGCATCTGTTCAATTAGAAAAGCTGTCTGAAGAGCAATGGAAGCAACGTATTGTTAAAGATAATATTCTGCAAAAGAAATCCGCGCAAACCTCATTACGCTTTGCTAACGTGATTCGTAAGCGTTTAAAAGCAATGGGAGATATCTATACTCAGGCCTTACTTGATGTATCAGATCGTGCCTATGTGCAATTATTACTCGCTGGATTTATCGTACAGTCCCCCATCATTGCTGATTTTATGCGAGAATGGCTTGCTGAAGCGAAACGTACCTATAAACCTGCTATATCAGCGCATGCGTGGGGTGATTTTATCCAGGATCGCAGTCGGGTGTTTCCTGTATTGGCGGATTATTCTGAAGCTACGCAAAAGAAAATGGGTAGTAATGTCATTAAGGCATTAGTCGATGCGGGTTATCTTAATTCGTCACGTCAACGGCAACTACAGGTCGTTTACTTATTGCCTGAAGTAATAGCAACCTTGCGTCAAATTAACAAACAAGAACTTATCGCGGTCATGGAGTGTACCCAATAA
- a CDS encoding DUF4136 domain-containing protein yields the protein MSFITAYHSKLLLPENATYQWSKGFTRHSSSGMIKNVDMWSLIKQSIEQEMQAKGYRPIAEAEQADINISFVAVLASDMSDAEIATRYGLVPALMVHNVDKNNYEKGTLIFDVVNPKTNQLAWRTAGQALATLKDIPLEERKSRIDVFVKKLLAFLPEK from the coding sequence GTGTCATTTATTACTGCTTATCATTCTAAGTTGCTTTTACCAGAAAATGCAACTTACCAATGGTCAAAAGGTTTTACGCGCCATTCCAGCAGCGGGATGATTAAAAATGTTGATATGTGGAGCCTGATAAAACAGAGCATCGAGCAGGAGATGCAGGCAAAAGGATATAGGCCTATTGCTGAAGCAGAACAAGCAGATATCAATATAAGCTTTGTTGCAGTTCTGGCATCAGACATGAGCGACGCAGAAATTGCAACCAGGTATGGTTTAGTACCCGCTTTAATGGTGCATAATGTTGATAAGAATAATTATGAAAAAGGTACTTTGATTTTTGATGTAGTCAACCCGAAAACCAATCAACTTGCATGGCGTACAGCAGGGCAGGCACTGGCAACCTTAAAGGATATTCCCCTGGAGGAAAGAAAATCCAGAATTGATGTTTTTGTTAAAAAATTATTAGCCTTTTTACCTGAAAAGTAA
- a CDS encoding PIN domain-containing protein, with protein MDYENSQNPFRERREQIIKWRTYSNEDIEESDEILNLATANMKHGIKKLDSLHLACAIKANTNYFLTTDDGVLKKAMYFKNIQIIDPIGFIKEVII; from the coding sequence GTGGATTATGAAAATAGCCAAAACCCATTTCGAGAAAGGCGAGAACAAATAATAAAATGGCGAACTTACTCAAATGAAGATATTGAAGAAAGCGATGAAATTCTTAATTTAGCGACAGCGAATATGAAACATGGAATTAAAAAACTAGACTCACTGCATTTGGCTTGTGCTATTAAGGCAAATACCAATTACTTTTTAACAACTGATGATGGTGTATTGAAGAAAGCTATGTACTTTAAAAATATCCAAATCATAGACCCGATTGGCTTCATTAAAGAGGTAATAATATGA
- a CDS encoding PQQ-dependent sugar dehydrogenase, with product MFKAKLFNRFLTAGWLAVLLTSQLPAAEKQHSLDHIKLPQGFTISLFADNVPNARAMALGKDGTVFVGTMSSGNVYALQDIDQNGKAELRHIIASGLNIPNGVAYKDGTLYVTELNRIIRFDNIDQHLDSPPKPGVVYKDFPNEKMHGWKYLRFGPDNKLYTSVGAPCNICLPTKDIFTSLVRLNTDGSDMEILARGIRNTVGFDWHPITKTLYFTENGRDWLGDDIPPDELNKWTKKGQHFGYPYCHGGELLDPEYGQGKQCKSYTAPEWKFNAHMAPLGIHFYRGVQFPKSYHLQLLVAQHGSWNRTIPHGYRIAMLKLKWGKVVSEQVFAEGWLGENGKAIGRPVDILELVDGSLLVSDDLAGVIYRISYDG from the coding sequence ATGTTCAAAGCTAAACTATTCAATCGATTTCTAACTGCAGGATGGCTTGCCGTATTACTAACCAGCCAACTACCGGCCGCCGAAAAACAACACAGTTTAGACCATATCAAACTTCCCCAAGGCTTTACGATCAGCCTGTTTGCCGATAATGTGCCGAACGCCAGAGCCATGGCTTTAGGTAAAGATGGCACTGTCTTCGTCGGCACGATGAGCAGTGGCAATGTATATGCACTGCAAGACATTGACCAGAACGGCAAGGCCGAGCTACGGCATATTATCGCCTCTGGTTTAAACATACCTAATGGAGTCGCTTATAAAGACGGAACGCTTTATGTGACCGAACTGAACCGTATTATTCGTTTCGACAATATCGATCAACATCTGGATAGTCCGCCTAAGCCTGGCGTCGTTTATAAAGACTTTCCCAATGAAAAAATGCATGGCTGGAAATACTTACGCTTTGGCCCGGATAATAAACTTTATACATCTGTAGGAGCCCCCTGTAATATCTGCCTGCCTACAAAAGATATATTCACTTCCTTAGTGCGCCTAAACACCGATGGCAGTGATATGGAAATATTAGCACGTGGCATTCGTAATACCGTGGGGTTTGATTGGCATCCAATCACTAAAACCTTGTATTTTACGGAAAATGGCCGGGATTGGTTAGGCGATGATATTCCGCCAGATGAACTCAACAAATGGACAAAAAAAGGTCAACATTTTGGTTACCCTTATTGTCATGGCGGTGAACTTCTCGATCCCGAATACGGCCAAGGCAAACAATGTAAATCCTATACGGCTCCCGAATGGAAGTTCAACGCCCATATGGCTCCTCTGGGAATTCATTTTTATCGCGGCGTACAATTCCCCAAAAGCTATCATTTACAGTTGCTGGTTGCTCAGCATGGTTCCTGGAACCGGACAATTCCACATGGCTATCGTATTGCCATGCTCAAACTTAAATGGGGCAAAGTTGTTTCTGAACAGGTCTTTGCTGAGGGATGGCTGGGAGAAAATGGCAAAGCAATTGGCCGACCTGTTGACATACTCGAATTAGTAGATGGTAGTTTACTGGTTTCTGATGACCTTGCAGGCGTTATCTATAGAATTAGCTATGACGGCTAA
- the purM gene encoding phosphoribosylformylglycinamidine cyclo-ligase — MSEHKAESLNYKSAGVDIEAGNTLVERIKPIAARTRTAGVMSGLGGFGSMFELPLDRYKHPVLVSGTDGVGTKLKLAIDLNQHNTVGIDLVGMCVNDIIVQGAESLFFLDYFATGKLDVDTATSVIEGIGKGCELAGAALVGGETAEMPGMYADGEYDLAGFCVGIVEKEAIIDGSKVSAGDSLIGIASSGPHSNGYSLIRKIIERSNIPLTETLEGRPLAEHLLEPTRIYVKPLLQLISQLPVHAMAHITGGGITENLPRVLPEGLSASIDLNSWTQPAIFQWLQEQGNVTQANMLTTFNCGIGMIVCIAPEHEAAAISILNELGEQAFAIGKITHTPNKKQVDYYTA; from the coding sequence GTGAGCGAACATAAAGCAGAGAGTTTAAACTATAAAAGTGCAGGCGTAGACATAGAAGCAGGCAACACGCTTGTTGAACGCATTAAACCGATTGCTGCCAGAACCCGGACGGCAGGCGTCATGTCTGGCTTAGGCGGGTTTGGATCGATGTTTGAACTGCCGTTGGATCGCTATAAGCATCCTGTCCTGGTATCAGGCACTGACGGCGTGGGCACAAAATTAAAACTTGCGATTGATTTAAACCAGCACAATACGGTCGGCATAGACCTGGTTGGCATGTGTGTTAATGACATTATTGTGCAAGGTGCCGAGTCACTTTTTTTTCTGGATTATTTTGCTACCGGTAAATTAGATGTCGATACCGCTACCTCAGTTATTGAAGGGATAGGTAAAGGTTGCGAACTCGCAGGCGCTGCATTAGTCGGAGGTGAAACAGCCGAAATGCCAGGCATGTATGCCGATGGCGAATATGATCTTGCGGGTTTCTGTGTCGGTATTGTCGAAAAAGAAGCGATTATTGATGGCAGCAAAGTATCCGCTGGCGATAGCCTGATTGGCATAGCCTCTTCAGGACCGCACTCGAATGGTTACTCCTTGATTCGTAAAATTATTGAACGTAGCAATATCCCGCTAACTGAAACACTCGAAGGCAGGCCACTTGCCGAGCATTTACTTGAACCAACACGGATTTACGTTAAGCCACTACTGCAATTAATTAGCCAGCTTCCTGTGCATGCAATGGCACATATTACCGGGGGCGGCATTACCGAGAATCTGCCTCGCGTGCTGCCAGAAGGCTTAAGCGCCAGCATAGACCTTAATTCCTGGACGCAGCCGGCTATTTTCCAATGGCTGCAAGAGCAAGGCAATGTGACTCAGGCCAATATGCTGACGACCTTTAACTGTGGTATCGGCATGATAGTTTGTATCGCCCCGGAACATGAAGCCGCAGCTATAAGTATATTAAATGAATTAGGCGAGCAAGCCTTTGCTATTGGGAAAATTACGCATACACCCAATAAAAAACAAGTCGATTATTACACCGCGTAG
- the ppx gene encoding exopolyphosphatase has product MTQTTEQEQSPELVAAVDLGSNSFHMIVCSVHEGQLKTLDRLREMVRLASGLNNKNILDEDTQQRALACLERFGQRIQNFPESNVRIVGTNTLRTAKNARQFLQKAELAIGYPIHIISGIEEARLIYQGVAHSLQSNASRRLVMDIGGGSTEYIIGTNSDPAQKESLSMGCVTVSNRFFMDGAISPQRFQQATIFVNQQLHTYKKLFTHNQWDEAIGASGSIRAIRKVLLATEWSPGGITLEGLEKLKQHALNCKHVSELNIPDLNPERLPVFMGGLAILYTTFKTLDIDKMSVSDGALREGLIYDYLGRMFNHDVRSDTVHFLAEHYHTDTQQSALIKTTIDSILQQVSPFLGAQARIIGQYLNWAAELHEIGRNIAHSQYHKHGAYIIKHGDLAGFSQQDQNLLSTLVLAHRRKIPLKKIKELPPPWNKVAIYMVIILRLAVILQRNRNSAATPEFKVTLEQNALSIQFPDNWLENAPLTQADLMLEEAYLAKAKFSLQAR; this is encoded by the coding sequence ATGACTCAGACTACTGAACAGGAACAATCTCCCGAACTCGTTGCAGCTGTTGATTTAGGCTCAAATAGTTTTCACATGATTGTTTGTAGCGTACATGAAGGGCAACTCAAAACTCTAGACCGCTTAAGAGAAATGGTCAGACTTGCATCTGGTTTAAACAATAAAAACATTCTTGATGAAGACACCCAGCAGAGAGCGCTCGCCTGTTTAGAAAGATTTGGACAGCGTATACAGAATTTCCCCGAAAGTAACGTGCGCATAGTCGGAACCAATACTTTACGTACTGCTAAAAATGCCAGGCAATTTTTACAAAAGGCAGAGCTGGCCATAGGTTACCCGATTCATATAATCTCGGGAATTGAAGAAGCGCGTCTTATATATCAAGGCGTAGCCCATAGCCTGCAAAGTAATGCCAGCCGTCGCCTGGTTATGGATATTGGCGGAGGCAGCACCGAATATATTATCGGTACCAATTCAGACCCGGCGCAAAAAGAAAGCCTGAGTATGGGGTGCGTTACCGTCAGTAACCGTTTTTTTATGGATGGCGCAATCAGCCCGCAGCGATTCCAGCAAGCAACGATCTTTGTCAACCAGCAACTGCACACTTATAAAAAACTGTTTACCCATAATCAATGGGATGAAGCCATCGGCGCATCGGGTAGTATAAGAGCTATCCGCAAGGTACTGCTAGCCACTGAATGGAGTCCGGGGGGAATTACACTGGAAGGTCTTGAAAAGCTTAAACAGCATGCGCTGAACTGTAAACATGTCTCTGAACTGAACATACCTGATCTCAACCCGGAAAGGCTACCTGTCTTTATGGGTGGTCTGGCGATATTGTATACGACATTCAAAACGCTGGATATAGACAAAATGAGTGTCTCGGATGGCGCATTACGTGAAGGTCTGATTTACGATTACCTGGGACGGATGTTTAATCATGATGTACGTTCAGATACTGTACATTTTCTAGCTGAACATTACCACACCGATACCCAGCAATCGGCCTTGATCAAAACGACAATCGACTCTATATTACAACAGGTCAGCCCTTTTCTCGGAGCGCAAGCCCGGATCATAGGCCAATATCTAAACTGGGCGGCAGAACTCCATGAAATAGGCCGAAATATAGCGCATAGCCAATATCATAAACACGGTGCCTATATTATTAAACATGGTGATTTGGCCGGCTTTTCTCAACAAGATCAAAACCTGTTGTCGACACTGGTTCTAGCCCATCGACGCAAAATACCTTTAAAAAAGATAAAAGAACTTCCCCCTCCATGGAATAAGGTTGCTATCTATATGGTTATAATCCTAAGGCTTGCCGTTATATTACAGAGAAACCGTAATAGCGCAGCTACCCCGGAATTTAAAGTCACGCTAGAACAAAATGCGTTAAGCATCCAGTTTCCAGACAACTGGCTGGAAAATGCTCCCTTAACACAGGCCGATCTAATGCTGGAAGAAGCTTATTTGGCAAAAGCCAAATTTAGCTTGCAAGCCCGATAA
- a CDS encoding Tim44 domain-containing protein: MNKLSSFFLTILITATLSFAGISDAEAKRFGGASSFGSSSKYSRSYARKSSPAQKTPSQQQAYNKNQSARQTMSKRGGLMGLLGGLALGGLLGSLFFGGAFENFNFMDILIFGGIAYLLFRLFAAKAGKSTTSAAYNRNSYDRSTHAEPLSSNYQRSNSTAPNPAAFDTDIFSRKSQQTHFDAANNDTEEKLIEDAIVLPKDFDEQEFLNGAKGAFKMLQTAWDKRDLAEIRSLTTDKVFAEIQSQLQGSNTENHTDVLKVEAELLEIREIGNDLEAVVLFDTLMREDLSAHAEQVREVWTFIKPKNSMQAKWYLDGLQQLAD; the protein is encoded by the coding sequence ATGAATAAATTATCCAGCTTCTTTTTAACAATTTTGATAACTGCTACCTTAAGCTTTGCCGGAATTTCGGATGCAGAAGCCAAACGTTTTGGTGGTGCCAGCTCATTTGGCAGTTCGTCAAAATACAGCAGGTCTTATGCACGCAAATCGAGCCCCGCACAGAAAACGCCGAGTCAGCAACAAGCCTACAACAAAAATCAGTCTGCCCGCCAGACCATGTCTAAACGCGGCGGCTTAATGGGCTTACTGGGTGGCCTGGCGCTAGGCGGGCTGCTTGGCTCACTGTTTTTTGGTGGCGCTTTTGAAAACTTTAATTTTATGGATATTCTGATTTTTGGCGGTATTGCCTATTTATTATTCAGATTATTTGCCGCTAAAGCAGGAAAATCGACAACTAGCGCAGCTTATAATCGTAATAGCTATGATCGCAGCACACACGCTGAACCGCTGAGCAGCAATTATCAGCGCTCAAATAGTACAGCCCCCAATCCGGCAGCGTTTGACACCGACATATTCTCACGCAAGAGCCAGCAAACTCATTTTGATGCTGCTAACAATGACACAGAAGAGAAGCTGATTGAAGATGCAATTGTATTACCTAAGGATTTCGATGAGCAGGAATTTCTGAATGGAGCGAAAGGTGCTTTTAAAATGCTGCAAACAGCCTGGGATAAAAGAGATTTAGCTGAAATTCGCAGCCTGACTACCGACAAAGTCTTTGCTGAAATACAGTCGCAACTGCAAGGGTCAAACACTGAGAATCATACCGATGTATTAAAAGTAGAGGCCGAGTTACTGGAAATCAGAGAGATAGGTAATGATCTGGAGGCCGTTGTTTTATTCGATACGCTTATGCGCGAGGACCTTAGCGCACATGCAGAACAGGTGCGTGAAGTCTGGACTTTTATCAAGCCCAAAAACAGTATGCAGGCAAAATGGTATCTGGATGGTTTACAGCAACTTGCAGATTAA